The following proteins are encoded in a genomic region of Natrinema sp. DC36:
- the aroA gene encoding 3-phosphoshikimate 1-carboxyvinyltransferase, with the protein MNVTITPSSVGGTARAPPSKSYTHRAILAAGYADEATVRDALWSADTKATARAVELFGGDVDRCEDETLEIDGFDGRPDVPADVIDCANSGTTMRLVTAAAALADGTSVLTGDESLRSRPQGPLLEALTDLGAQADSTRGNGQAPLVVTGPLAGGELSIPGDVSSQYITALLLAGAVTDEGIAIDLETELKSAPYVDITLEVLDDFGVEARKTDAGFAVDGGQSYRPAGGDYAVPGDFSSISYPLAAGAIAGNEGVRIEGAHPSAQGDTAIVDIVERMGADVDWDRDAGTIDVAKAPLSGIEVDVEDTPDLLPTIATLGAVAEGNTHITNAEHVRYKETDRVSAMAEELGKMGVETTEERDSLMIHGGDSSLSGATVSGRDDHRIIMALALAGLVADGETTIEGADHVDVSFPGFFGMLEELGVGLERDGRQ; encoded by the coding sequence ATGAACGTCACTATCACGCCCTCGAGCGTCGGGGGGACGGCGCGGGCACCGCCCTCGAAGAGCTACACGCACCGGGCGATCCTCGCGGCGGGCTACGCCGACGAGGCGACCGTCCGCGACGCGCTCTGGAGCGCGGACACCAAGGCGACCGCCCGCGCGGTGGAACTCTTCGGCGGCGATGTCGACCGATGCGAGGACGAGACCCTCGAAATCGACGGCTTCGACGGACGACCCGACGTCCCGGCGGACGTCATCGATTGCGCGAACAGCGGGACGACGATGCGTCTCGTCACCGCCGCGGCCGCACTGGCCGACGGCACCTCGGTGCTGACCGGCGACGAGTCCCTGCGCTCGCGTCCCCAGGGCCCGCTGCTCGAGGCGCTGACCGATCTCGGAGCCCAGGCCGACAGCACCCGCGGGAACGGGCAGGCCCCGCTGGTCGTCACCGGTCCGCTCGCTGGCGGCGAACTCTCGATTCCGGGCGACGTCTCCTCGCAGTACATCACCGCCCTGCTGCTGGCCGGTGCGGTCACCGACGAGGGGATCGCGATCGACCTCGAGACCGAACTCAAGTCCGCGCCGTACGTCGACATCACGCTCGAGGTGCTCGACGACTTCGGCGTCGAGGCGCGGAAGACGGACGCCGGCTTCGCGGTCGACGGCGGGCAGTCCTACCGCCCCGCGGGTGGCGACTACGCTGTGCCCGGCGACTTCTCGTCGATCTCGTATCCGCTGGCGGCGGGTGCGATCGCCGGCAACGAGGGCGTCCGCATCGAGGGCGCTCATCCGAGCGCGCAGGGCGATACCGCGATCGTCGACATCGTCGAGCGCATGGGTGCCGACGTCGACTGGGACCGCGACGCGGGAACGATCGACGTTGCGAAGGCTCCGCTCTCCGGGATCGAGGTCGACGTCGAGGACACACCCGATCTGCTCCCGACGATCGCGACGCTGGGCGCGGTCGCAGAGGGCAACACGCACATCACGAACGCCGAGCACGTTCGGTACAAGGAGACCGACCGCGTGAGCGCGATGGCCGAAGAGCTGGGCAAGATGGGCGTCGAGACGACCGAGGAACGGGACTCGCTGATGATCCACGGCGGCGACTCGAGCCTCTCGGGGGCGACCGTCTCCGGACGCGACGACCACCGGATCATCATGGCGCTCGCGCTCGCGGGGCTAGTCGCCGACGGCGAGACCACCATCGAGGGGGCCGACCACGTCGACGTCTCGTTCCCGGGTTTCTTCGGGATGCTCGAGGAGTTAGGGGTCGGACTCGAGCGCGACGGGCGGCAGTAG
- a CDS encoding thiolase family protein, producing MASNTPVLVSAVRTAQGREDGALADIRSEDLSIPLVNEMLAETGVDGEDVDDLMWGCAQQRAEQRTNIARQIALFSELGEGVPATTVDRQCASSAQAIISAADSIAAGRHSAVVAGGVESMSRVKMGAADSGEMYPGLEEEYGMRNLQMGITAEKVAEQHDISRAEQDEYGARSQQRAVEATEEGKFDDEIVPIETEDGVHDEDEGLRPGTTAEKLAELPTVFKEDGTVTPGNASQIADGAAGVLLTSRDFASQNDLEVLAEVGTSYVAGVDPTVMGVGPVPATEGLLERAGREIDDYGLVEINEAFASQTLYSQRELGIPDDQLNVNGGAIAIGHPLGCSGARLPVTLVHEMNRRGVDRGIATECVGFGQGAAIEFELP from the coding sequence ATGGCAAGCAATACGCCGGTGCTCGTTAGCGCTGTTAGGACAGCACAGGGAAGAGAAGACGGTGCGCTCGCGGACATTCGAAGCGAAGATCTCTCGATTCCGCTGGTCAACGAGATGCTCGCCGAGACGGGTGTCGACGGCGAGGACGTCGACGACCTGATGTGGGGCTGCGCCCAGCAGCGAGCGGAACAGCGAACGAACATCGCGCGACAGATCGCGCTCTTCTCGGAACTCGGCGAAGGGGTTCCGGCGACGACCGTCGACCGGCAGTGTGCCTCCTCGGCGCAGGCGATCATCAGCGCGGCGGACTCGATCGCCGCGGGCCGCCACAGCGCCGTCGTCGCCGGCGGCGTCGAGAGCATGAGCCGCGTCAAGATGGGGGCCGCCGACAGCGGCGAGATGTATCCCGGACTCGAGGAGGAGTACGGCATGCGCAACCTCCAGATGGGGATAACGGCCGAGAAGGTCGCCGAGCAACACGACATCTCCCGGGCGGAACAGGACGAGTACGGCGCACGGAGCCAGCAGCGCGCAGTCGAGGCCACCGAGGAAGGGAAGTTCGACGACGAGATCGTCCCCATCGAGACGGAAGACGGCGTCCACGACGAGGACGAGGGTCTGCGCCCCGGCACCACAGCCGAGAAACTCGCCGAACTCCCCACCGTATTCAAGGAAGACGGTACGGTCACGCCAGGCAACGCCTCTCAGATCGCCGACGGCGCCGCCGGTGTTCTGCTGACCAGCCGGGACTTTGCCTCCCAGAACGACCTCGAGGTCCTCGCCGAGGTCGGGACCAGCTACGTCGCGGGCGTCGATCCGACCGTCATGGGCGTCGGTCCGGTCCCCGCCACCGAGGGCCTGCTCGAGCGAGCGGGCCGCGAAATCGACGACTACGGGCTCGTCGAGATCAACGAAGCGTTCGCCAGTCAGACGCTGTACTCCCAGCGCGAACTCGGGATTCCGGACGATCAGCTCAACGTCAACGGCGGTGCGATCGCGATCGGGCACCCGCTGGGGTGTTCCGGCGCGCGCCTGCCGGTGACGCTCGTCCACGAGATGAACCGCCGCGGAGTCGACCGCGGAATCGCGACCGAGTGCGTCGGATTCGGACAGGGAGCGGCGATCGAGTTCGAACTGCCCTGA
- a CDS encoding DICT sensory domain-containing protein: MNSLETLIERIERRRKTLEVHTDDDAVGAELGRQFETRNVDVTHRSLGSLDDSGFVIVRSADGEFRGAMGIDQFRAVLSPEIHPPWELADADHDRSELFDFLENTLFTAYDRRQMVATAREIEERAWRVGSGRLYAGFQRAAALAAQTAVYERLGSHGSLAVAVFLDDAWDRAALDGVTVVSEPDSELGEYWFVAFDGGDNEMETCALLAEERRDGAFYGFWTYDPSMVDELVTYLETTYDVS, translated from the coding sequence ATGAACTCGCTCGAAACCCTCATCGAACGGATCGAACGACGGCGAAAAACGCTCGAGGTCCACACGGACGACGACGCGGTCGGTGCGGAACTGGGACGCCAGTTCGAGACGCGGAACGTCGACGTGACCCACCGATCGCTCGGCTCGCTCGACGATTCGGGGTTCGTGATCGTTCGGAGCGCCGACGGCGAGTTCCGCGGCGCGATGGGGATCGACCAGTTTCGCGCGGTTCTCTCGCCGGAAATCCATCCACCCTGGGAACTTGCCGACGCCGATCACGACCGATCGGAACTGTTCGACTTCCTCGAGAACACGCTGTTCACCGCCTACGACCGCCGGCAGATGGTGGCCACGGCCCGCGAGATCGAAGAACGGGCGTGGCGCGTCGGTTCCGGCCGGCTGTACGCGGGGTTCCAGCGAGCGGCGGCGCTCGCCGCACAGACCGCGGTCTACGAACGGCTGGGGAGCCACGGCTCGCTCGCGGTGGCAGTGTTCCTCGACGACGCGTGGGACAGAGCGGCGCTCGACGGTGTGACGGTCGTGTCCGAACCGGACAGCGAACTCGGCGAGTACTGGTTCGTGGCGTTCGATGGCGGTGACAACGAGATGGAAACCTGCGCGTTGCTCGCTGAGGAACGCCGAGACGGTGCATTCTACGGCTTCTGGACGTACGACCCGTCGATGGTCGACGAGCTCGTTACGTATCTCGAGACGACGTACGACGTCTCATAG
- the aroC gene encoding chorismate synthase: protein MNGNRFGRLFQVTTFGESHGEAMGCTVSGCPAGLELSEEDIQADLDRRKPGQSMITTSRGEPDAVSIKSGVQDGYTTGTPIGMVIQNKDARSGKYEPFITAPRPSHGDFTYSAKFGTRNWGGGGRSSARETVNWVAAGAIAKKLLAQEGIELKAHVNQIGDIEAPEVSFEEIVEHSEENDVRCAHPETAERMQELIAEYQEEGDSIGGSIYFEAQGVPVGLGAPRFDSLSARLGQAMMAVPATTAFEFGLGTDAAEWTGKERNDDWEFDGEGNPTPVENDHGGIQGGISSGEPIYGEVTLHAPTSIPKSQQTADWETGELKEEQVIGRHDPVLPPRGVPVVEAMLALTLVDFMLLSGRLNPDRVDDQPGEYDTDYHPSSPRNE, encoded by the coding sequence ATGAACGGCAACCGCTTCGGTCGCCTCTTTCAGGTGACCACGTTCGGCGAGAGTCACGGAGAGGCGATGGGCTGTACGGTTTCGGGCTGTCCCGCCGGTCTCGAGCTTTCGGAGGAGGACATCCAGGCGGACCTCGACCGTCGAAAGCCGGGGCAGTCGATGATCACGACGAGTCGCGGCGAACCCGACGCGGTCTCGATCAAGTCCGGAGTTCAGGACGGCTACACGACCGGGACGCCGATCGGTATGGTCATCCAGAACAAGGACGCTCGCTCGGGCAAGTACGAACCGTTCATCACCGCGCCCCGGCCGAGCCACGGCGACTTCACCTACTCGGCGAAGTTCGGAACGCGCAACTGGGGCGGCGGCGGCCGCTCCTCGGCCCGCGAGACGGTCAACTGGGTCGCGGCCGGCGCGATCGCGAAAAAATTGCTCGCTCAGGAGGGAATCGAACTCAAGGCCCACGTCAACCAGATCGGCGACATCGAGGCTCCCGAGGTGAGCTTCGAGGAGATCGTGGAGCACTCGGAGGAAAACGACGTTCGCTGTGCCCACCCGGAGACCGCCGAGCGGATGCAGGAGCTGATCGCGGAGTACCAGGAGGAAGGCGACTCCATCGGCGGCAGCATCTACTTCGAAGCGCAGGGGGTTCCGGTCGGCCTCGGTGCACCCCGATTCGACTCGCTGTCGGCCCGGCTGGGACAGGCGATGATGGCCGTCCCCGCGACGACGGCGTTCGAGTTCGGTCTCGGCACCGACGCGGCCGAATGGACCGGCAAGGAACGGAATGACGACTGGGAGTTCGACGGTGAAGGGAACCCGACCCCCGTCGAGAACGATCACGGCGGGATTCAGGGCGGCATCTCGAGCGGCGAGCCGATCTACGGCGAGGTGACGCTACACGCCCCGACCTCGATCCCGAAGTCCCAGCAGACCGCGGACTGGGAGACCGGCGAACTCAAAGAGGAGCAGGTCATCGGCCGCCACGACCCCGTCCTCCCGCCGCGCGGCGTACCCGTCGTCGAGGCGATGCTGGCGTTGACCCTGGTCGACTTCATGCTGCTATCGGGTCGGCTCAACCCCGACCGCGTCGACGACCAGCCCGGAGAGTACGACACGGACTACCACCCGAGCAGTCCGCGCAACGAGTAG
- a CDS encoding PQQ-binding-like beta-propeller repeat protein, which yields MWKRRSVLATGAALSIGTGLTSVGGAEADTDELPNGGADFTRPDGVAWRYDGPHDMRSATVEDDRLYTENDGTVYAIDTADGSLVWETGDIGADGPPVVEGGMVYVAGEPVQALDAETGEVNWESEFESFEMAVGHGMVYTSEDGTVYALDAKDGSIEWERNELTVEWETSGETEEFTVDSLEAGDTDDNLVYVSGNVEPWTLTVAGLDPMTGKLEMTMGGMESVVGFAAESGYMGIQSNLDYTYLYNISTKERVGSVYPSGDYTFSGDGFFGANRYGVVSAYDLSAGGELAWEMEYAQSLPQVVGNTAIALYGPSPLQHTPEESEDEDRVVAYDLATGEEQWRYVFDEREWTASDGPSTGVEIDENAIYVSRDGELLALRSETEAPDDPEDGDPRDDEQDESDEQDEDQQGGEDDSDTGEDDSDDEDEC from the coding sequence ATGTGGAAACGACGATCCGTGCTGGCGACTGGGGCAGCGCTGTCGATCGGGACCGGACTCACTTCGGTGGGAGGCGCCGAGGCTGACACCGACGAACTTCCGAATGGAGGCGCGGACTTCACGCGCCCAGACGGGGTCGCCTGGCGGTACGACGGTCCCCACGACATGCGTTCGGCGACCGTCGAGGACGACCGGCTCTACACCGAGAACGACGGCACCGTGTACGCGATCGATACGGCGGACGGCTCGCTAGTGTGGGAGACCGGTGACATTGGGGCCGACGGGCCGCCCGTGGTCGAAGGGGGGATGGTCTACGTCGCCGGCGAACCGGTCCAGGCGCTCGACGCCGAGACGGGGGAGGTCAATTGGGAAAGCGAATTCGAGAGCTTCGAGATGGCGGTCGGCCACGGGATGGTCTACACCTCCGAGGACGGGACAGTCTACGCTCTCGACGCCAAGGACGGCTCCATCGAGTGGGAACGCAACGAGCTGACGGTCGAGTGGGAGACCAGCGGCGAAACCGAAGAGTTCACCGTAGATAGCCTGGAGGCGGGGGACACTGACGACAACCTAGTGTACGTGTCCGGTAACGTCGAACCATGGACGCTTACCGTTGCCGGACTCGATCCGATGACCGGCAAGCTGGAAATGACCATGGGTGGAATGGAGTCAGTCGTTGGGTTTGCCGCAGAATCCGGATACATGGGTATCCAATCCAACCTTGATTACACCTATCTGTACAACATATCGACCAAGGAACGCGTCGGTAGTGTGTATCCGTCAGGCGACTACACGTTCAGTGGCGACGGCTTCTTCGGTGCCAACCGTTACGGCGTCGTCTCGGCATACGATCTCTCGGCCGGCGGTGAACTGGCGTGGGAAATGGAATACGCCCAAAGCCTCCCGCAGGTCGTCGGAAACACGGCCATCGCGCTCTATGGACCGAGTCCCCTCCAACACACTCCCGAGGAGAGCGAAGACGAAGATAGGGTGGTTGCTTACGACCTCGCGACCGGTGAGGAGCAGTGGCGCTATGTCTTCGACGAGCGCGAATGGACTGCTAGTGACGGCCCATCGACGGGGGTCGAGATCGACGAGAACGCGATCTACGTTAGCCGTGACGGCGAGCTGCTGGCGCTTCGGTCCGAAACCGAAGCGCCCGACGATCCAGAGGATGGCGATCCTCGAGACGACGAGCAGGACGAATCCGACGAGCAAGACGAGGACCAGCAGGGCGGCGAGGACGACAGCGACACGGGAGAAGACGACAGTGACGACGAAGACGAGTGCTGA
- a CDS encoding lactate utilization protein — MSQQKSDYVDDAEIDATLDELPTEEAVETAAENLEANGFEVVVADSAEEALETIQSQIPAGASVMNGHSTTLEEIGFADYLSEGDHEWESLADEIWSIDDDAKRQTARRESQTADYFLGGINAISQTGELVAADRSGSRIGAYPFAASNVVIVSGVNKIVPTLDDALDRLESVAYPLENERAQEAYGVDSAIAKELIFRQELEEGRTTVVLIRDQLGY, encoded by the coding sequence ATGTCACAGCAGAAATCCGATTACGTAGACGACGCCGAGATCGACGCGACGCTCGACGAACTGCCGACCGAGGAGGCCGTCGAGACGGCCGCGGAAAACCTCGAGGCCAACGGCTTCGAGGTCGTCGTCGCCGACTCGGCTGAGGAAGCCCTCGAAACGATCCAGTCGCAGATCCCCGCCGGCGCGTCGGTGATGAACGGTCACTCCACGACGCTCGAGGAGATCGGCTTCGCCGACTACCTCTCCGAGGGCGACCACGAGTGGGAGAGCCTGGCGGACGAGATCTGGAGCATCGACGACGACGCGAAGCGTCAGACCGCCCGTCGCGAGTCACAGACCGCCGACTACTTCCTCGGCGGGATCAACGCGATTTCCCAGACCGGTGAACTCGTCGCGGCCGACCGCTCGGGCAGTCGGATCGGCGCCTATCCCTTCGCCGCGAGCAACGTCGTGATCGTCAGCGGCGTGAACAAGATCGTGCCGACGCTCGACGACGCGCTCGACCGCCTCGAGTCGGTGGCCTACCCCCTCGAAAACGAACGCGCACAGGAGGCCTACGGCGTCGATTCGGCCATCGCCAAGGAACTCATCTTCCGACAGGAACTCGAGGAGGGTCGCACGACCGTCGTCCTGATCCGCGATCAGTTAGGTTACTAA
- a CDS encoding PHP domain-containing protein, with translation MRDFHVHSNYSDGDFLRSMVRAAESAGLEGVGFADHCNVASRERHASMRSVYGFNLDLTYERRRRGIDRLREDFDLEIYDAVEMDYDPRDEAAIDAFLSEADFDYAIGSVHDVDGNNVQVASNFAAMSDAERDAVVDEYFETLIALVESELFDIAAHVDLLERTPPLRGRATTDQYRRAAQALADSRTVPEINAGRALTDAEIVHPAEPFLTVLRDHDVAVTLGTDSHHPAEIPERADFLAEFVDETGLEPVVPDGIASTS, from the coding sequence ATGCGGGATTTTCACGTCCACTCGAACTACTCTGACGGCGACTTCCTCCGATCGATGGTTCGAGCGGCCGAATCGGCCGGCCTCGAGGGCGTCGGCTTCGCCGACCACTGTAACGTGGCCTCTCGGGAGCGCCACGCGTCGATGCGAAGCGTCTACGGGTTCAATCTCGACCTCACATACGAGCGCCGGCGACGGGGAATCGACCGCCTGCGTGAGGATTTCGACCTCGAGATCTACGACGCCGTCGAGATGGACTACGATCCGCGCGACGAGGCGGCTATCGACGCGTTCCTCTCGGAGGCGGACTTCGACTACGCGATCGGGAGCGTCCACGACGTCGACGGGAACAACGTGCAGGTCGCGTCCAACTTCGCGGCGATGAGCGACGCCGAGCGCGACGCGGTCGTCGACGAGTACTTCGAGACCCTGATCGCGCTCGTCGAGTCGGAACTGTTCGATATCGCGGCTCACGTGGATCTGCTCGAGCGGACGCCGCCGTTGCGGGGCCGGGCGACGACCGACCAGTATCGGCGGGCGGCACAGGCGCTCGCCGACTCGCGGACCGTCCCGGAGATCAACGCCGGGCGGGCGCTCACCGACGCCGAGATCGTCCACCCCGCCGAGCCGTTCTTGACGGTGCTTCGCGATCACGACGTGGCTGTCACACTCGGCACCGACTCACACCACCCGGCCGAAATACCCGAGCGCGCGGACTTCCTCGCCGAGTTCGTCGACGAGACCGGCCTCGAGCCGGTCGTCCCCGACGGGATCGCGTCGACATCGTAG
- a CDS encoding 2-oxoacid:acceptor oxidoreductase subunit alpha — protein sequence MSSDELIWRIAGGSGDGIDSTSQNFAKALMRSGLDVFTHRHYPSRIRGGHTYVEIRAADHDVQSRGDGYNFLLSLGDSFARNPQEEAYYGNEEIKPLSENLDELREGGIIVYDEGLISEEDVEAIDLEARAEENDWHVFPMDLRGLAREHGREVMRNTAGVGVTAALLDMDLEHIEDLMSDAMGGDVLEANLEILHEAYDTINTEYEFEHDLRAPEGSHETEQALLSGSNAIAYGAIDAGCRFIAGYPMTPWTDVFTILAQNFPDMGGVSEQVEDEIAAAALALGASHAGAKAMSGSSGGGFALMSEPLGLAEMTETPLVLVESMRAGPSTGMPTKPEQGDLEFVLYTSQGDSSRVVFAPSNIEEAYEQTRLAFEIAWDYQLPAIVIYDQKLSGENKNVDVEFFDREPQPDLGSTLTEDELAEAAHDASGKFKRFNHEGAENNVVPRSLPGQKGGRYLATGNEHSPVGHISEDPDNRVAQMTRRIEKLENIREELDEEHESNQTYYGDDTAEYGIITWGSSHGAVNEAVERLNDDGHAVKGISVSDMMPFPEAEVTEFLESVDEAMVVEMNATAQFRGLIQKELGRFGEKMTSLLKYNGNPFEPAEVVEGYEVNLADEDREPTAQVRIEPAAGD from the coding sequence ATGAGCAGCGACGAACTCATCTGGCGAATCGCGGGCGGTTCCGGCGACGGAATCGACTCGACGAGCCAGAACTTTGCCAAGGCGCTGATGCGCTCGGGGCTCGACGTATTCACACACCGCCACTATCCGTCGCGGATCCGCGGTGGCCACACGTACGTCGAAATTCGGGCCGCAGACCACGATGTACAGTCACGCGGCGACGGCTACAACTTCCTGCTCTCGTTGGGCGACTCGTTCGCCCGCAACCCGCAGGAAGAGGCCTACTACGGGAACGAGGAGATTAAACCCCTCTCGGAGAACCTCGACGAGCTCCGCGAGGGCGGGATCATCGTTTACGACGAGGGTCTCATCAGCGAAGAGGACGTCGAGGCGATCGATCTCGAGGCCCGCGCCGAGGAGAACGACTGGCACGTCTTCCCGATGGACCTCCGCGGACTTGCACGGGAACACGGCCGCGAGGTCATGCGCAACACCGCCGGCGTCGGCGTGACGGCCGCGCTGCTCGACATGGACCTCGAGCACATCGAGGACCTAATGTCCGACGCCATGGGTGGAGACGTTCTCGAGGCGAACCTCGAGATTCTTCACGAGGCCTACGACACGATCAATACGGAGTACGAATTCGAGCACGACCTTCGCGCACCCGAGGGCTCTCACGAGACCGAGCAGGCGCTCCTGTCGGGCTCGAACGCGATCGCCTACGGCGCGATCGACGCCGGCTGTCGGTTCATCGCCGGCTACCCGATGACGCCGTGGACGGACGTGTTCACCATCCTCGCCCAGAACTTCCCCGACATGGGCGGTGTCTCCGAGCAAGTCGAGGACGAGATCGCCGCCGCGGCGCTCGCACTCGGTGCGAGCCACGCGGGCGCGAAGGCCATGTCCGGCTCCTCCGGCGGTGGCTTCGCGCTCATGAGCGAACCACTCGGTCTGGCGGAGATGACCGAGACGCCGCTCGTCCTCGTCGAGTCGATGCGAGCCGGCCCCTCGACCGGGATGCCGACGAAACCCGAGCAGGGCGACCTCGAGTTCGTCCTCTACACGAGCCAGGGCGACTCCTCGAGAGTCGTCTTCGCTCCCAGCAACATCGAAGAGGCCTACGAACAGACCAGGCTCGCCTTCGAGATCGCGTGGGACTACCAGCTTCCGGCGATCGTCATCTACGATCAGAAGCTCTCCGGCGAGAACAAGAACGTCGACGTCGAGTTCTTCGACCGCGAGCCCCAGCCGGATCTGGGATCGACCCTGACCGAAGACGAACTCGCCGAAGCCGCCCACGACGCCAGCGGCAAATTCAAGCGGTTCAACCACGAGGGCGCAGAGAACAACGTCGTCCCACGGTCGCTGCCGGGCCAGAAGGGCGGGCGATACCTCGCGACCGGCAACGAGCACTCGCCGGTGGGCCACATCAGCGAGGACCCCGACAACCGCGTCGCGCAGATGACGCGGCGAATCGAGAAACTGGAGAACATCCGGGAGGAGCTCGACGAGGAACACGAGTCGAATCAGACCTACTACGGCGACGATACGGCCGAGTACGGCATCATCACGTGGGGCTCGTCCCACGGTGCCGTCAACGAGGCCGTCGAGCGGCTCAACGACGACGGGCACGCCGTCAAGGGAATCAGTGTCTCCGATATGATGCCGTTCCCCGAGGCCGAAGTCACGGAGTTCCTCGAGAGCGTCGACGAGGCGATGGTCGTCGAGATGAACGCCACCGCGCAGTTCCGCGGCCTGATCCAGAAGGAACTGGGCCGCTTCGGCGAGAAGATGACCAGCCTGCTGAAGTACAACGGCAATCCCTTCGAGCCCGCCGAAGTCGTCGAGGGCTACGAAGTCAACCTCGCCGACGAGGACCGCGAACCGACCGCACAGGTACGAATCGAACCGGCGGCAGGTGACTAA
- a CDS encoding thiamine pyrophosphate-dependent enzyme: MSAFNAIGEEREIDRDEFTPGVEPQPTWCPGCGDFGVLKSLKQALPEVGKTPEEVLTVTGIGCSGKLSSYLDTYGFHTIHGRSLPVARAAKLANTDLEVIAAGGDGDGYGIGGNHFIHTARENHDMTYIVFNNEIFGLTKGQTSPTSPKGHKSKTQPSGSAKTPLRPLSLSLTAGASYVARTAAVNPNQAKEIIAEAIEHDGFAHVDFLTQCPTWNKDARQYVPYIDIQESEDYDHDITDRREAAEMMHETEDVLNEGTVLTGRYYVDEDRPSYQEEKAAVGELPDQPLAERYFDEDAEWERSYDLLERHT, translated from the coding sequence ATGAGTGCATTCAACGCAATCGGAGAGGAGCGAGAGATCGACCGGGACGAGTTCACCCCCGGCGTCGAACCGCAGCCGACCTGGTGTCCGGGCTGTGGCGACTTCGGCGTCCTGAAATCGCTGAAACAGGCGCTGCCGGAAGTCGGCAAGACGCCCGAAGAGGTGCTGACGGTCACCGGAATCGGCTGTTCAGGCAAACTGAGCAGCTATCTCGACACCTACGGCTTCCACACGATCCACGGCCGTTCGCTGCCCGTGGCCCGCGCCGCGAAGCTGGCGAACACCGACCTCGAGGTTATCGCCGCGGGCGGTGACGGCGACGGCTACGGCATCGGTGGGAACCACTTCATCCACACGGCTCGAGAGAACCACGACATGACCTACATCGTGTTCAACAACGAGATCTTCGGCCTGACGAAGGGCCAGACCTCGCCGACGAGCCCGAAGGGTCACAAATCCAAGACCCAGCCCTCGGGCAGCGCGAAGACGCCGCTCCGGCCGCTGTCACTGTCGCTGACCGCCGGTGCGAGCTACGTTGCCCGCACCGCCGCGGTCAACCCGAATCAGGCCAAGGAGATCATCGCGGAGGCCATCGAACACGACGGCTTCGCCCACGTCGACTTCCTGACCCAGTGTCCGACCTGGAACAAGGACGCCCGCCAGTACGTCCCCTACATCGACATTCAGGAGTCCGAGGACTACGACCACGACATCACCGACCGGCGCGAGGCCGCCGAGATGATGCACGAGACCGAGGACGTCCTCAACGAGGGCACCGTCCTGACCGGTCGGTACTACGTCGACGAAGACCGGCCGTCCTACCAGGAAGAGAAGGCCGCTGTCGGCGAGCTCCCCGACCAGCCCCTCGCCGAGCGCTACTTCGACGAGGACGCCGAGTGGGAGCGCAGCTACGATCTGCTCGAGCGACACACCTGA